The Burkholderia ambifaria AMMD genome contains the following window.
CCGCCTGTCCGGCACCGAGCAGTCGCAGCACAACGGCGTGACCGACATCACCGTCGGCTCGCGCTCGTACTTCGTCACGCTCACGCCGTCGGGCCGCGGCTCCGTCGTCAAGGTCGTGCGCGGCTCGGGCAGCGAGCCGGCCGAGGAAGCGATGCGCTTCGCGATCGCGCGCTGCGTGATCTGATTGCCGCCGGCGCCGGGCGCCCCGCCCGGCCCGCAAGCCATACCGCGGGCGCCGTCATGCGCGCCCGTCGAATATTT
Protein-coding sequences here:
- a CDS encoding sugar ABC transporter ATPase gives rise to the protein MKRFLLLLPAALLAACGSAPSSDSAASGSAPMIYVSSARPAHAIANCLDSRLSGTEQSQHNGVTDITVGSRSYFVTLTPSGRGSVVKVVRGSGSEPAEEAMRFAIARCVI